The DNA window GGCCGGCGGCTGATCTTCGCCGGCGGCGACCATCTCACCACCCTCGGCGTGCTGCGGGCCCACGCCAAGCGCCAGGGCGGCCCGCTGGCGCTGCTCCACTTCGATGCTCACTGCGATACCTGGAAGGATCACTTCGGCGACGAGATCGGCCATGGCACCTTCTTGCGCAATGCGATCGAGGAGGGTGTGGTCGACCCGTCCAAGACCCTGAGCCTCGGCCTGCGCTCGCCGGTCGATCCGGAGACCCGCGACTGGCTGGCCGGTCAGGGAGGCTATTGGTGCGACTCCCGCGCGCTGATGGCGCTCGACGGTGACGGGCTGCGGGCGCTGGTCCGCGAGCGGATCGGCGATGCGCCGATCTACGTCACTTTCGACATCGATGTGCTCGATCCCGCCCATGCGCCCGGCACCGGTACGCCGGAGATTGGCGGCATCACCACGATGAAGGCGCTCGAGCTGATCGAGTCGCTGCGAGAGTTCGAGCTGCTCGGCATGGACGTGGTCGAGGTATCGCCGCCGTACGATCACGCCGGGATCACCTCGCTGGCCGCGGCCAACCTGCTGTGGACCTTCGTCGCCATGCTGCGTGGATGAACCAGTAAAACCGACGGGCGCTATCTGTTCATCGATGGCGCCTGGCGCGATCATTATCGTTACGCCATGCTCGCCGATGAATGGTGAGCGTGGCGCCCTCCTTCTGCCCCTTGAGGCCGCCCTGTGCGGTCGCGTGAGTCTCGATGATCGTTCGTCGCAATCCTGGTTTCCTCAGGCTTTTTCTCGTCGTGCGTGGCTCGATCCTGCCCAAGATCCTGCCCAAGGTGCTGATCATCACCCTGCTCGCGCTGCTGGTCGCCGAGCTGCACAAGTATTTCCCCGACCTGTTCCCGGACTACACCACCGCGCCTTTCACCCTGCTGGGTATCTCGCTTTCGCTGTTTCTCGGCTTTCGCAACAATGCGAGCTACGACCGCTGGTGGGAGGGCCGCAGGCAGTGGGGTCAGATGCTGATCGACAGCCGCAACCTGAGCCGCCAGTTGGCGACCCTGCTCGACTTCGAGGTGCCGGAAGGTCGCCAGCGGCTCAGGCGCATCGCCCATCTCAATGCCGCCTTCGTCCATGCGGCGCGAAATCGCATGCGTGGGATCGATCCCTGGCACCTGCTCGATGACCATTTGAGCGCCGCCGATCGCACGATGCTCGCTGGCCGCGGCAACCTGCCCGCCGGGATTTTGCACTTGATCGGCCAAGAGTTGGGCGGCTGCTTTCGACGCGGTGAGATATCCGATATCGCGCTGCGCGATCTCAACACCAGCGTCAACTCGCTGTCGCTCGCTTACGGCAGCTGCGAGCGAATCCTCAACACCCCGCTTCCCTTCGCCTACATGCTGCTGCTCCACCGCACCGCCTACCTTTACTGCTTGCTGCTGCCCTGGGGGCTGGTGGCCGCGCTGGGGCTCGCCACGCCAGTGATTTCGGCGATCATCGCCTACACTTTCTTCGGTTTCGACGCGCTCTCCGAGGAGCTGGCCTCGCCTTTCGGCACCGAGGCCAACGACCTGCCGTTGAACGCGATGGCGCGCAATATCGAGATCGAACTGCTGGAGGCGGTGGGAGAGCCGCTGCCACCGAGGCTCACTCCCAAGAATCACGTGCTACTTTGATTCACCTGTCCGGCGCCGCCGGGGATGCCGAGAGGTGAAAATTGTCCATCGCGTCGTTGTTGTCCCGGTTCGCCGGCCAGATGCTCGGGCGTGTCGCGTCCCGGCGAAGCCCGGTGTGGGCGCTCGAACGCGATGGTCGTACGCTGCTGCTCGCCGGCACCATGCATCTGGTGCGCGGTGCCGACCTGCCGCTGCCGAGGCGCTACGAACGCGCCTTCGCTTCGGCCCGCTGCGTAGCCTTCGAGACCGATCTGGAGGCTTTCGGCGAGCCCTCCTTCGCCCGTAGCCTGAGCGCCCGGCTGGCCTATCCGCAGGGGGATCATCTCGAGCACCACCTCGATGGCGAGACGCTGGCCGCGCTGCGTGGGCACCTGGAGGACAAAGGGCTCGACTTCGACGCGATGCGCGGCTTCCGGCCCAGCTACGTCGCGCTGTCGCTCGGTATGGCGGCGTTGCGCAGCCAGGGCTTCGATACTCCGCTCGATCTGCTCTTCCATCGTCGCGCCCGTGCGCAAGGCAAGCGGCTGGTCGCGCTCGAGGCGGTCGACCGGCAGGTCGAGACGCTGCTGGAAATGGACCGGGTGGCCCCGGATGCGGTGATTCGCCAGGCGATCGAAGAGGATGTCCAGGCGGCTGCGCTCGCCAGCGCTTCGGTACGCGCAATGCGCCAAGGCGATCTCGCCGCGCTGGAAGCGATCGAGCGCCCGCTGCGAGATCGCTATCCGCTGCTGCACCAGGCGCTTTTGGTGGCGCGCAATCGCGAGTGGCTGCCCAGGCTCGAGGGGTTGCTCGAGCATCCGGGGCCTAGGCTTGCGATGGTCGGCGCGCTGCATCTCGTCGGTCCCGAGGGCTTGCTCGCCCTGCTCGCCGATCGGGGCTTCGAGGTGCGCCCCTATCGAGGAGCGGCGCGCGACCATCGTTGAGACGGCCTGAACGGGCTCGGTCGGTGGGGAAGAAGGGTTGGGACGAAAACGACGAAAGCCCCAAGCAAGGGGGCTTTCGTCGGGCGCTTTCTGCGAAGACGTGCGAAGGGAAGGCCGCCCGCCATCGGCATCTCGAGCCTGACCCTGCGCGGTGGTGGGGAGGGGGCTCGCAGGGCTGGATTGATCATAACATGGGTTAAATTTCAATCCAGCTTCGCAGTAAGTCTAAAGATCGCGGGACATCAGTACAGCAGCCGGGCACGAAACCGGCGCCCCTTGATCCGCCCCTCCTGGATCTGGACCAGCGCGCGTTTCGCCATCTTGCTCTCGACCGCGACGTAGCTTGCGAACTCTCCCACCGCGATCTTGCCGATCTGGGCCTGGTCCAGCGCGCCATCGCGGGTCAGCGCGCCGACGATGTCGCCAGGGCGCAGTTTGTGCTTGCGCCCGCCGTCGATGTCGAGGGTCACCATCGGCGCGTAGGCCGGCCGTCCCTCGGCCCGCAGCGCTTCACCTGGTCCTCGGTCGATCTCTCCATGGCGCGCTTCGATCGCCTCGATCCGGCGCGCTTCACGCGCAGTGTAGAGCGACAGCGCCAGACCGCTGGCACCGGCGCGGCCGGTGCGACCGATACGGTGGAGGTGGATGTCGGGGTCGAGCGCGGGGTCTACGTTGATCACCGCGTCGAGGTCCTTGATATCGAGCCCGCGAGAGGCGACGTCGGTGGCGATCAGGATCAGCACGCTGCGATTGCTGAAGCGGGCGAGTACCTGGTCGCGGTTGCGCTGGTCGAGATCGCCATGCAGCGAGGCTGCGCTGAATCCAGCGCTGCGCAAGCGCTGCTCGAGCTCATCGCAATCGCGCTTGGTATTGCAGAACACGATGGTCGAGGCGGCATTGGCCGGATCGTCCCGGTAGAGATAATGGTGCAGCAGCGCGGCCACCGCGCTCGGCTTGTCGTCGACTTCGAACTTGTACTGGGTGATCGTCTCGAGCCGCTGCTCCGGCGCGATGGTGATTCTTCGCGGTTCGCGTTGGATATCGGCGCTCAGCGCCTCGATCTGTTCGGGAAAAGTGGCCGAGAACAGCAGCGTCTGCCGATGCTCGGGAGTGGCTGCGATCACTCGCGAGAGCTGTTCGCGAAAGCCCATCTCGAGCATCCGGTCGGCTTCGTCGAGCACCAGCGCGCGCAGCCGGTCGAGTTTTAGCGCGCCCTTGCGCAGCAGGTCGTCGATCCGCCCGGGGGTGCCGACGACGATCTGCGCGCCGTATTCGAGCGAGCCGATCTGAGGGCCGACCGGTACGCCGCCGCAGAGGGCCAGGATCTTGACGTTGGGGATCGCTCGGGCGATGCGGCGCAGCGCGCTCGCGACCTGCTCGGCGAGCTCGCGGGTCGGGCAGAGCACCAGCGACTGGGTGTCGGCCAGGGTGGGGTTGAGACGTTCGAGCAGACCGATACCGAAAGCTGCGGTCTTGCCGCCGCCGGTCTGGGCCTGAACGATCAGATCGAAGCCCTCGAGCAGCGGCGGCAGGGCGGCCGATTGCACCGGCGTCGGCGTGGTGTAGCCGAGCGAGGCGAGGTTGTCGCGCATCGCGACGGAAAGAGCAAGCTGGTCGAAGCGATCCAGGGTCATGGCGCGGTCCAGGTGGGCGAATGGCGGGCCGGCGATGGCGACCAGCGAGGCTGGTCCATATGGTAACTTACAACTTTAGCCCAGCGTGAGCCGGCCGTCCCCGGGCGACTCCCCTCCAATGACAATATTCACAGAGGCTCCAATGATCGATCTGCGTAGTGACACCGTGACCCGCCCTACGGCCGCGATGCGTGCCGCCATCAGCGACGCGCCGGTCGGCGACGACGTCTATGGCGACGACCCCAGCGTCAATCGCCTGCAAGCGATGATCTGCGAGCGCACCGGCAAGCAGGCGGCGGCGTTCTTTCCCTCGGGGACCCAGAGCAACCTGGCCGCGATCATGGCCCACTGCGCGCGAGGCGATGAGTATCTGGTTGGCCAACTGGCCCATACCTACAAGTTCGAGGGCGGCGGCGCTGCGGTGCTCGGCAGCATCCAGCCGCAGCCGATCGAGCATGCCGAGGATGGCAGCCTGCCGCTGGCTAAACTCGAGGAGGCGATCAAACCAGTCAATTTCCATTTCGCCCGTACCCGGCTGCTGGCGCTGGAGAATACCTTCGGCGGCCAGGTGATCGACCAGGACTACATCGTCGAGGCCTGCTCGCTGGCGCGTCGCTATGGGCTCGCGACCCATCTCGACGGTGCACGGATCAGTAATGCCGCGGTCGCCAGCGGTCTCGACCTCGCCACCCTTTGCGAGCCGTTCGATACCGTGTCGATCTGCCTGTCCAAGGGCCTCGGTGCGCCGCAGGGTTCGCTGCTGGTCGGTTCGCACGAGTTGGTCGAAGCATCGGTGCGTTGGCGCAAGATGCTCGGCGGCGGCATGCGCCAGTCGGGGATGATGGCCGCGGCCGGGCTCTACGCCCTGGAGCATCAGTTCGATCGGCTCGCCGATGATCATCGCAACGCCGAGCGCCTCGCCGCCGGGCTGGCCGAGGTCGGGGGTGTCAAGGTGCTGCGCCAGGCCACCAACATGGTCTTCCTAGAGGTACCCGAGGCGCACTGGCAGGGGCTCGGCGAATGGCTGCGCGAGCGCGACATCATCGTTTCGGTCGGCAGCCGCACGCGCTTGGTGACCCATCTGGAGATCGGCGAGAAGGAGATCGACCAGGTGATCGCGGCCTTCACCACCTACTTCGGGCGCTGAATCCGCCCGTCATCTTAGTTCTGTCGAGGAGAGGGCATGAGCACCATCACCTGCATCGAGGACCTGCGTCGGCTGGCCAAGCGCCGGGTGCCGAAAATGTTCTACGACTACGCCGACTCCGGCGCCTGGACCGAGAGCACCTACCGCGCCAACCAGACAGCGTTCGAGGAGATCAAGTTTCGCCAGCGCGTGATGGTCGACATGGACGACCGCAGGCTGACAAGCGAGATGCTCGGCCAGCAGGTATCGATGCCGGTGGCGCTGGCCCCGACCGGACTGACCGGGATGCAGCATGCCGACGGCGAGATTCTCGCCGCCCGTGCGGCGGAGAAGGCCGGCGTCCCCTTTACCCTGTCGACGATGAGCATCTGTTCGATCGAGGACGTGGCCGAAGCGGTATCCAAGCCGTTCTGGTTCCAGCTCTACGTCATGCGCGACCGCGACTTCGTCATCGACCTGATCGATCGCGCCAAGGCGGCGGGCTGCTCGGCGCTGATGCTCACCGCCGACCTGCAGATCCTCGGCCAGCGCCACAAGGACCTGAAAAATGGGCTGACCGTGCCGCCGAATCTCACCCCGGCGACGCTGCTCGATCTCGCGACCAAGTGGCGCTGGTGCTTCGCCATGGCACGGACCAAGCGGCGCACCTTCGGCAACATCGCCGGCCACGTCAAGGACGCGACCGATCTGAGCTCGCTGTCGAAGTGGACCGCCTCGCAGTTCGATCCCTCGCTTTCGTGGGACGACGTCAAGTGGATCAAGGCGCGCTGGAACGGGCCGCTGATCATCAAGGGGGTGATGGAGCCCGAGGACGCCGAGCGTGCGGTGGACGCAGGTGCCGATGCGGTGATCGTCTCCAACCACGGCGGGCGCCAGCTCGACGGTGCCTGCGCCTCGATCGAAGCACTGCCCGACGTGCTCCAGGCGGTCGGTTCACGCACCGAGGTCTACGTCGACGGCGGCGTGCGCTCCGGGCAGGACGTACTGCGCGCGGTCGCGCTCGGCGCTCGCGGGGTGTTCATCGGCCGCCCCTTCCTCTATGGGCTCGGCGCGCTGGGCGAGGAGGGTGTTTCGCGCTGTCTCGAGATCATTCGCAACGAGCTCGACATCAGTCTGGCGCTCTGCGGCCTGCGCGACATTGCGGACGCCGATCTGCGTATCCTCAAGCCCGGCAGCTATCCGCTGCCTGCCGAGAAGCTCGACGACAAGGTGAGCGTATGAGCTTGGAGATACGCCCCGCCGTCGATACGGACTTCGACGCGATCTGGTCTTTTTTCCAACCGATCGCCGCCGCCGGCGAGACCTATGCGCTCGACCCCGGGATCGATCGGGCGAACGCGCGCCGCTACTGGATGGAAGCATCGAAACGCACCCTGGTCGCAGTGGAGCGAGACGCCGACGGCCGCGAGACCGTGCTCGGCAGCTACTACATCAAGGCCAATGCCCAGGGGCCTGGCGATCACGTCTGCAACTGCGGCTACATGGTCGCCCTCGAGGCGCGTGGGCGCGGCGTCGCCGGGCAAATGTGCGAGCACTCCCTGGCGCTGGGCCGCGAGCTCGGTTTCCGCGCGATGCAGTTCAACTGCGTGGTCTCGACCAATCAAGGCGCAGTGCGGCTATGGCAGCGCCACGGCTTCGAGATCGTCGGACGCCTGCCCGGCGCCTTTCGCCATCCGCGCGAAGGCCTGGTCGACGCCTACGTGATGTATCGCGCGCTGTGAGATGTTCGATCCACGCTGGCCCGAGCCATATCTCGAGCGGCCAGTAGCGTCTGATGCTCGACACGATTCGCCCCGGGCTATGGGGATTCGAACCGCACGTCTTCGCCGTCGGCGCCGAGCTGGCGGATATCGATCGGTCGTCCTTCGGCGTCCAGGCGCACCAGCCCGATGCCCGCTTTGTTGACCAGCCGTTCGCCGGTCGAGCGGTGGTCGGGCAGGCGTGGGCGAACTTCGAAGCGGCGGCGTTGGGTGAACAGGTTGAGCGGTGACCAGGGGGCGTACAGCCAGCGGTTGAGCCGGTCGAAGGTATCGAGCAGGCGGTCGGGGAATTCGTTCTTGATCCCGCTGCTGGTGATTTGCCACACCGAGGGTGCGGCGTCGCGCCCGCGCAGGTTGATGTCGTAGACGAACGAGTAGTGCACGTCGCCCGAGAGCACGACGAAGTTCTTCGGCGTGCCCCGGTGATAGA is part of the Halotalea alkalilenta genome and encodes:
- a CDS encoding GNAT family N-acetyltransferase, which encodes MSLEIRPAVDTDFDAIWSFFQPIAAAGETYALDPGIDRANARRYWMEASKRTLVAVERDADGRETVLGSYYIKANAQGPGDHVCNCGYMVALEARGRGVAGQMCEHSLALGRELGFRAMQFNCVVSTNQGAVRLWQRHGFEIVGRLPGAFRHPREGLVDAYVMYRAL
- the dbpA gene encoding ATP-dependent RNA helicase DbpA; this encodes MTLDRFDQLALSVAMRDNLASLGYTTPTPVQSAALPPLLEGFDLIVQAQTGGGKTAAFGIGLLERLNPTLADTQSLVLCPTRELAEQVASALRRIARAIPNVKILALCGGVPVGPQIGSLEYGAQIVVGTPGRIDDLLRKGALKLDRLRALVLDEADRMLEMGFREQLSRVIAATPEHRQTLLFSATFPEQIEALSADIQREPRRITIAPEQRLETITQYKFEVDDKPSAVAALLHHYLYRDDPANAASTIVFCNTKRDCDELEQRLRSAGFSAASLHGDLDQRNRDQVLARFSNRSVLILIATDVASRGLDIKDLDAVINVDPALDPDIHLHRIGRTGRAGASGLALSLYTAREARRIEAIEARHGEIDRGPGEALRAEGRPAYAPMVTLDIDGGRKHKLRPGDIVGALTRDGALDQAQIGKIAVGEFASYVAVESKMAKRALVQIQEGRIKGRRFRARLLY
- the ltaE gene encoding low-specificity L-threonine aldolase; translated protein: MIDLRSDTVTRPTAAMRAAISDAPVGDDVYGDDPSVNRLQAMICERTGKQAAAFFPSGTQSNLAAIMAHCARGDEYLVGQLAHTYKFEGGGAAVLGSIQPQPIEHAEDGSLPLAKLEEAIKPVNFHFARTRLLALENTFGGQVIDQDYIVEACSLARRYGLATHLDGARISNAAVASGLDLATLCEPFDTVSICLSKGLGAPQGSLLVGSHELVEASVRWRKMLGGGMRQSGMMAAAGLYALEHQFDRLADDHRNAERLAAGLAEVGGVKVLRQATNMVFLEVPEAHWQGLGEWLRERDIIVSVGSRTRLVTHLEIGEKEIDQVIAAFTTYFGR
- a CDS encoding bestrophin family protein; protein product: MIVRRNPGFLRLFLVVRGSILPKILPKVLIITLLALLVAELHKYFPDLFPDYTTAPFTLLGISLSLFLGFRNNASYDRWWEGRRQWGQMLIDSRNLSRQLATLLDFEVPEGRQRLRRIAHLNAAFVHAARNRMRGIDPWHLLDDHLSAADRTMLAGRGNLPAGILHLIGQELGGCFRRGEISDIALRDLNTSVNSLSLAYGSCERILNTPLPFAYMLLLHRTAYLYCLLLPWGLVAALGLATPVISAIIAYTFFGFDALSEELASPFGTEANDLPLNAMARNIEIELLEAVGEPLPPRLTPKNHVLL
- a CDS encoding alpha-hydroxy acid oxidase → MSTITCIEDLRRLAKRRVPKMFYDYADSGAWTESTYRANQTAFEEIKFRQRVMVDMDDRRLTSEMLGQQVSMPVALAPTGLTGMQHADGEILAARAAEKAGVPFTLSTMSICSIEDVAEAVSKPFWFQLYVMRDRDFVIDLIDRAKAAGCSALMLTADLQILGQRHKDLKNGLTVPPNLTPATLLDLATKWRWCFAMARTKRRTFGNIAGHVKDATDLSSLSKWTASQFDPSLSWDDVKWIKARWNGPLIIKGVMEPEDAERAVDAGADAVIVSNHGGRQLDGACASIEALPDVLQAVGSRTEVYVDGGVRSGQDVLRAVALGARGVFIGRPFLYGLGALGEEGVSRCLEIIRNELDISLALCGLRDIADADLRILKPGSYPLPAEKLDDKVSV
- a CDS encoding TraB/GumN family protein, whose translation is MSIASLLSRFAGQMLGRVASRRSPVWALERDGRTLLLAGTMHLVRGADLPLPRRYERAFASARCVAFETDLEAFGEPSFARSLSARLAYPQGDHLEHHLDGETLAALRGHLEDKGLDFDAMRGFRPSYVALSLGMAALRSQGFDTPLDLLFHRRARAQGKRLVALEAVDRQVETLLEMDRVAPDAVIRQAIEEDVQAAALASASVRAMRQGDLAALEAIERPLRDRYPLLHQALLVARNREWLPRLEGLLEHPGPRLAMVGALHLVGPEGLLALLADRGFEVRPYRGAARDHR
- the speB gene encoding agmatinase: MFGMPYQGIATFLKTPLDAARPVGFLGLPYDCSVTFRPGCRLGPSGVRQASLMLTDGAHPRFETDPCALVSDLGDVAITHVGQEDALGQIEEAVSRALEAVPGRRLIFAGGDHLTTLGVLRAHAKRQGGPLALLHFDAHCDTWKDHFGDEIGHGTFLRNAIEEGVVDPSKTLSLGLRSPVDPETRDWLAGQGGYWCDSRALMALDGDGLRALVRERIGDAPIYVTFDIDVLDPAHAPGTGTPEIGGITTMKALELIESLREFELLGMDVVEVSPPYDHAGITSLAAANLLWTFVAMLRG